In the genome of Cryptomeria japonica chromosome 8, Sugi_1.0, whole genome shotgun sequence, one region contains:
- the LOC131064717 gene encoding cytochrome P450 86A22, producing MEFSTIALVVAVVVAYMAWFKTIVGRLRGPKVWPVVGSLPGLLQNRARMHDWISDNLREVGGTYQTCICAIPFLAKKQGLVTVTCNSKNLEHILKTRFDNYPKGPQWQAAFHDLLGDGIFNSDGETWLVQRKTAALEFTTRTLRNAMARWVNRSIRGRLWPILAEAHKLHKPVDLQDLLLRLTFDNICGLAFGKDPETLALGLPVNPFANAFDNATEATLQRFIFPEVLWKLNKMMGLGMELDLRKSVALVEKYLSDIIAVRKKELSAKPQGLKEGDQQQPHDDLLSRFIRKKDGDGKAFSDSFLRNVALNFILAGRDTSSVALSWFFWLIMQNPRVEDKVIAEISEVLTQSRGTDTSKWIEEPLVFEEVDQLVYLKAALSETLRLYPSVPQDSKYVLNDDTLPDGTFVPGGSTITYSIYSVGRLESLWGPDCYEFKPERWIQNGKFELPEDAYKFVSFNGGPRICLGKDLAYLQMKSIVAGILLRHRISLVPDHPVQQKMSLTLFMKHGLKVYVEPRILST from the coding sequence ATGGAGTTTTCCACTATAGCATTGGTAGTTGCTGTCGTAGTGGCATATATGGCATGGTTCAAAACAATAGTAGGTCGTTTGAGAGGTCCCAAGGTGTGGCCTGTGGTGGGAAGCCTGCCAGGACTATTGCAAAATCGTGCTAGGATGCATGACTGGATTTCAGATAACCTTAGAGAAGTGGGAGGAACGTATCAGACCTGTATCTGTGCAATTCCCTTTCTTGCAAAGAAACAGGGGCTTGTTACTGTGACATGCAATTCAAAGAATCTGGAGCATATTCTCAAGACCAGGTTTGACAACTATCCCAAAGGCCCACAGTGGCAGGCAGCGTTCCATGACCTCTTGGGGGATGGCATATTCAACAGTGATGGAGAAACATGGTTAGTGCAGAGGAAGACTGCAGCATTAGAGTTTACCACAAGAACGCTAAGGAATGCCATGGCTAGGTGGGTCAACAGGTCAATCAGGGGTAGGCTGTGGCCAATTTTGGCAGAAGCTCATAAGCTCCATAAACCTGTTGATTTGCAAGACCTTTTGTTAAGGCTTACATTTGATAACATCTGTGGTCTAGCATTTGGCAAGGATCCAGAGACCCTGGCCCTAGGACTTCCTGTGAACCCCTTTGCCAATGCATTTGACAATGCCACTGAGGCCACTTTGCAGAGATTTATATTTCCAGAAGTACTATGGAAGCTTAACAAGATGATGGGTTTAGGCATGGAGCTTGATCTTAGGAAAAGTGTGGCACTGGTTGAGAAATACCTGTCTGATATCATTGCAGTGAGGAAAAAGGAATTGTCTGCTAAACCCCAAGGGTTGAAGGAAGGAGATCAACAACAACCACATGATGACTTGTTGTCAAGGTTTATAAGGAAGAAAGATGGAGATGGCAAGGCCTTCTCAGATTCATTTCTACGAAATGTTGCCCTGAATTTCATACTTGCTGGCAGGGATACGTCATCTGTTGCCCTGAGCTGGTTTTTCTGGTTGATCATGCAAAATCCCCGTGTTGAAGACAAGGTTATTGCTGAAATCTCTGAGGTTTTGACCCAGAGCAGGGGTACTGATACTTCAAAGTGGATCGAGGAGCCCCTGGTGTTTGAAGAGGTAGATCAGTTGGTGTACCTTAAAGCTGCACTCTCTGAAACCCTCAGGCTCTATCCTTCTGTTCCACAGGATTCCAAATATGTTCTAAACGATGATACCCTTCCTGATGGCACTTTTGTTCCTGGGGGTTCTACCATAACCTATTCAATTTATTCAGTGGGTAGGCTGGAATCCCTCTGGGGACCTGACTGCTATGAGTTCAAGCCAGAGAGGTGGATTCAGAATGGCAAGTTCGAACTCCCTGAGGATGCTTACAAGTTTGTTTCATTTAATGGGGGACCTAGGATTTGTTTGGGGAAAGACCTGGCCTATTTGCAGATGAAATCTATTGTTGCTGGAATTCTCCTGCGTCACCGCATATCACTGGTTCCTGACCATCCTGTGCAGCAGAAGATGTCACTTACTCTGTTCATGAAACATGGCCTCAAAGTGTATGTTGAACCAAGGATTCTCTCTACTTGA